The Candidatus Schekmanbacteria bacterium genome has a window encoding:
- a CDS encoding flavodoxin family protein — MKVLGFCGSPRKGGNSDVMTDTFLKGAESVGAEIKKFFLAELDIRQCQGCFRNCMLGPENRCKIHRDDMDIIIPEMISADVMLFTSPLYCAIYSAIMARFLERCLPFWEVEITGEPGIPESYNILSNPVKGKKAVIGIVHDFKIPQVADLAFKAFEHNIAEIYMMNIVAKLHVTDVRDVGDINQKKEELDKIFETAKRIVAEG, encoded by the coding sequence ATGAAAGTTCTTGGTTTTTGTGGCAGTCCCCGCAAAGGCGGCAACAGTGATGTTATGACAGACACATTTTTAAAAGGTGCAGAATCCGTTGGAGCTGAAATTAAAAAATTTTTTCTTGCAGAACTTGATATAAGACAATGCCAAGGATGTTTTAGAAACTGTATGCTTGGTCCAGAAAACAGATGCAAAATTCACAGAGATGACATGGATATAATCATTCCTGAAATGATTTCAGCTGATGTTATGCTTTTTACTTCTCCTCTCTACTGCGCCATATACTCAGCTATTATGGCAAGGTTCCTTGAACGATGTCTCCCATTCTGGGAAGTAGAAATTACTGGCGAACCCGGAATTCCTGAATCATATAATATTCTCAGCAATCCAGTCAAAGGTAAAAAGGCAGTCATAGGAATAGTTCATGATTTCAAAATACCTCAAGTTGCCGATTTGGCATTCAAAGCCTTTGAGCATAATATCGCAGAAATATATATGATGAATATTGTAGCTAAACTTCATGTCACAGATGTCAGGGATGTAGGCGATATAAATCAAAAAAAGGAAGAACTCGATAAGATATTTGAAACAGCCAAAAGGATTGTTGCTGAAGGATAA